From Candidatus Cloacimonadaceae bacterium, one genomic window encodes:
- a CDS encoding dihydroorotase, giving the protein MKTLIKNGLAYIEGAIVKMDILIEDTRIALIDNDITADADEVIDAAGMHVFPGFVDIHAHLRDPGQTYKEDIISGTRAAAKGGFTSVCAMPNTEPVVDNIATVDYIQRRARELGFARVFVIGAITKQSAGEEISEMATMKSGGVVAVSDDGKCVQNAKLMLNCMRYAVNYDLPVIIHAEDYHLAGKGQIHSGKIATQIGLSGIPALAEETIIARDIMLAESAKARLHIAHITTAKSLELVRRAKEQGLPVTCEVTPHHLLLNEEACLSFDTNTKMKPPLRSEKDRLACVEALKSGLIDCIATDHAPHADFEKVREFDHAPFGIIGFETAFPVLYQSLVLPGIIPLERLIEAMSTAPSKLLRLPESGIRKGNPADLTIVDLNQSSVFAAENILSKSKNTPWLDQTIKSKIIYTLLDGTFTFRAE; this is encoded by the coding sequence ATGAAAACTCTCATCAAAAACGGGCTTGCCTACATCGAAGGCGCCATCGTCAAAATGGACATCCTGATCGAGGACACACGCATCGCGTTGATCGACAACGATATAACAGCCGATGCGGACGAAGTCATCGACGCCGCGGGCATGCATGTCTTTCCCGGATTCGTCGATATTCATGCCCATCTTCGCGATCCCGGTCAGACCTATAAAGAAGACATCATTTCCGGAACCAGAGCTGCCGCCAAAGGTGGTTTCACCAGCGTTTGCGCCATGCCAAACACCGAGCCCGTGGTGGACAACATCGCCACCGTGGATTATATCCAACGCCGTGCCCGCGAGCTCGGTTTTGCCAGAGTCTTCGTCATCGGAGCGATCACAAAGCAATCCGCCGGTGAAGAGATTTCCGAAATGGCGACGATGAAATCCGGTGGAGTCGTAGCGGTCAGTGACGATGGAAAATGCGTCCAAAACGCCAAACTGATGCTCAATTGCATGCGCTATGCCGTCAATTATGATCTTCCGGTCATTATCCACGCCGAGGACTATCACCTCGCCGGAAAGGGACAGATCCACAGCGGAAAGATCGCCACGCAGATAGGCTTATCCGGTATTCCCGCCCTGGCGGAGGAAACGATCATCGCCCGCGACATCATGCTTGCCGAAAGTGCCAAAGCCAGATTGCACATCGCACACATCACTACCGCGAAATCTCTTGAGCTGGTGCGCAGAGCCAAGGAACAAGGCTTGCCCGTCACCTGCGAAGTGACTCCGCATCATCTTTTGCTCAACGAAGAAGCCTGTCTCAGCTTTGATACCAACACCAAGATGAAACCCCCACTGCGTAGCGAAAAAGACCGCCTGGCTTGCGTCGAAGCCCTGAAAAGCGGGCTCATCGATTGCATCGCCACCGACCACGCTCCTCACGCCGATTTTGAAAAAGTGCGCGAATTTGATCACGCTCCCTTTGGCATCATCGGTTTCGAGACCGCGTTTCCGGTGCTCTATCAGAGCCTCGTTTTGCCGGGGATCATCCCTCTCGAACGTTTGATTGAAGCCATGAGCACCGCTCCCAGTAAGCTTTTGCGCTTGCCGGAAAGTGGTATCAGAAAAGGAAATCCGGCGGATTTGACCATCGTCGATCTGAATCAAAGCAGCGTCTTCGCCGCCGAAAACATCCTCTCCAAAAGCAAAAACACGCCTTGGCTGGATCAGACGATCAAAAGCAAGATCATCTATACGCTGTTAGACGGCACATTCACTTTCAGGGCAGAATAA
- a CDS encoding aspartate carbamoyltransferase catalytic subunit, with protein sequence MTATPQFLGRNVFDLDDYSADEIMYILEAAKGMKEINLREYKKIPTLRGKTVCTLFVENSTRTRMSFELAANRLSADVVSFQASVSALQKGESLQDTVYTLDAMGIDLYCIRHSSPGSPQLVHKYSGKPVINGGDGRHAHPTQALLDIFSIWEKLGDIRGLKITIVGDILNSRVVRSNLIGMKKLGAEVTVCGPRTLMPSYMEEVYGCRVEYSLSEALRDADVVMGLRMQLERMTEGLFPSLEEYSKHYVLSKDTIKYAKKDALIMHPGPMNRGVEILPEIADSSQSVIVEQVANGVAVRMALMFLILGGKA encoded by the coding sequence ATGACCGCCACACCTCAATTTTTGGGACGCAACGTCTTTGATCTCGATGATTATTCCGCCGATGAGATCATGTATATCCTCGAAGCCGCCAAAGGCATGAAAGAGATCAACCTCCGCGAATACAAGAAGATACCCACTCTACGCGGAAAAACCGTTTGCACACTCTTCGTGGAAAATAGCACTCGCACCCGCATGTCCTTCGAGCTTGCCGCCAATCGGCTCAGCGCGGACGTCGTCAGTTTCCAAGCATCGGTCTCGGCTTTGCAGAAAGGCGAAAGCTTGCAAGACACCGTTTACACGCTGGATGCGATGGGCATCGATCTCTATTGTATCCGACACAGCAGCCCCGGCAGTCCCCAACTCGTGCACAAATATTCCGGAAAGCCTGTGATCAACGGCGGAGACGGACGTCACGCCCATCCCACTCAGGCACTTTTGGACATCTTTTCCATCTGGGAAAAACTGGGAGATATCCGCGGACTCAAGATCACCATCGTGGGGGACATCCTAAACAGCCGTGTGGTGCGCTCAAATCTCATCGGCATGAAGAAGCTCGGAGCCGAGGTGACGGTCTGCGGACCGCGCACCCTGATGCCCTCATACATGGAGGAAGTCTATGGATGCCGTGTCGAATACAGCCTGTCGGAGGCGCTCAGGGACGCGGACGTCGTGATGGGTTTGCGCATGCAGCTTGAACGCATGACCGAAGGTCTCTTCCCCAGCCTCGAAGAATACAGCAAACACTATGTGCTCTCCAAGGACACCATCAAATATGCCAAAAAGGACGCTCTGATCATGCATCCCGGCCCGATGAACCGCGGGGTCGAGATTTTGCCGGAGATCGCAGACAGCTCTCAAAGCGTGATCGTCGAACAGGTCGCAAACGGTGTCGCAGTCCGCATGGCACTGATGTTTCTCATCCTCGGCGGAAAGGCATAA
- a CDS encoding FlgD immunoglobulin-like domain containing protein, whose amino-acid sequence MRKLMLMFLLFALIMGLSAAVVWPNAVPIRQGVNIEWFRTGIETADGAAVYVWSDTKLGERDLWAQKVDAQGNMVWGAPLLVDGKPDRQEDPVITRTSDNNLIIAWIDFYDDLDGNVYAQKVTPSGQLLWQQGGKPVCTHVGVQIALNIEPDNAGGAYLVWVDSRSPSKDLYGQRIDSNGNPVWAVNGIPIANGIGDEVQNTMLPDGQGGMMIAYTHTYVGAEDIYLKRFLPNGSMAWPQMVVLADAPGNQGKVRMATLTNGEFVFTWQDQRNNDDDIYAQKVNLQGQLLWSNPFIVFGDSGTASFAPQINPRLQATSDNAVIIVWEDNRLDNLNADLFAQKVSSAGTLLWNALAVPICTAPFAQISQRLASDGQGGAYIVWDDLRNGNAPNDDIYAQHISSAGQALWEANGKAICTAANTQNSGLIKVANGNVFINWMDIRNGSVGIYYQVLTSAGTALLETNGREVFWGLSGDTPLDNYLILPRQNDTVIIWQDNRFANLGYQIYFQFLNSDGTVDLETNGRPVTLPTGADQITPQAAVTPDGHIAIIWEDKRNPNPKIYMQLISPQGNRLWGDFGIELTVDEPIRQKDPMITYMPESNIFFVGWSNYDQIGGSFLYHVYGQAINATTYTKLWGVDGKILSATTPQSLSNECILYDLKQDYYSWQRYDPIDGTLSIYVKRVNLQGNPYLGWPEDGLRASTHSNLDTNQLQPISSVTNNGIFLMWKDGRDDSIQNFWGQHVSASGARMWNPVGVNLADYGREQEQPAIVPGGNDITFAWCENINGMFDIIAQKYSLDGNPLWGNLGYFVVQKDSTQSNPSVGRFANGGVVISWTEYYSIESDIYYKYIKPDGTFVSQNIGGDIITAAGKGQYKPYTAVLGESALVIWADGRSSGKTEILGLYAQKLSNGTVSIDDQNIPAAAPFTLMQNFPNPFNPNTTIKFNIKDTNRDYQLSIYNIKGQVVRNLHSGKLASGTQSITWNGKDDSGNGVASGIYFYRLSDGSQSQSRRMLMMK is encoded by the coding sequence GTGAGAAAACTCATGTTAATGTTCCTACTCTTTGCTTTGATCATGGGGTTATCCGCCGCCGTCGTGTGGCCAAACGCAGTCCCCATCAGGCAGGGAGTTAATATCGAATGGTTCAGAACCGGGATCGAGACTGCCGACGGCGCAGCCGTATATGTGTGGTCGGATACAAAACTTGGCGAGCGTGATCTTTGGGCTCAGAAAGTGGATGCCCAGGGCAACATGGTTTGGGGCGCACCCCTTTTGGTGGATGGCAAACCAGACCGCCAGGAAGATCCCGTCATCACTCGCACCAGTGACAACAATCTCATTATCGCTTGGATCGATTTTTACGACGATCTGGATGGCAACGTCTATGCACAGAAGGTCACCCCCAGCGGCCAACTCCTTTGGCAACAAGGCGGGAAACCGGTTTGCACCCATGTTGGTGTCCAAATCGCGCTCAATATTGAACCCGATAATGCCGGCGGTGCCTACCTTGTTTGGGTGGATTCCCGCAGCCCCAGCAAAGACCTCTATGGTCAACGTATCGATTCCAATGGTAATCCAGTTTGGGCTGTGAACGGCATCCCAATTGCAAACGGCATCGGCGACGAAGTGCAAAACACCATGCTCCCCGATGGCCAGGGCGGCATGATGATCGCCTACACCCATACCTACGTTGGTGCCGAAGATATCTATTTGAAACGTTTTCTACCCAATGGCAGCATGGCTTGGCCTCAGATGGTCGTGCTTGCGGACGCTCCCGGAAATCAGGGAAAAGTGCGTATGGCTACTCTGACAAACGGAGAATTCGTATTCACCTGGCAGGATCAGCGCAACAACGATGATGACATTTATGCTCAAAAGGTCAATCTTCAGGGTCAATTGCTCTGGTCGAACCCTTTTATCGTTTTCGGAGATTCCGGAACAGCGAGTTTTGCTCCTCAAATCAATCCCCGCTTGCAGGCTACTTCGGATAATGCCGTGATCATCGTCTGGGAAGATAACCGGCTGGATAATCTTAATGCCGATCTCTTCGCCCAGAAAGTAAGCTCCGCTGGAACCCTATTATGGAACGCTCTTGCAGTGCCCATCTGCACTGCTCCATTTGCCCAGATCAGTCAGAGACTCGCTTCAGACGGACAGGGCGGCGCGTATATCGTCTGGGACGACCTACGAAACGGCAACGCACCCAACGACGATATCTATGCCCAACACATCTCCTCCGCAGGACAAGCGCTATGGGAAGCCAACGGCAAAGCTATTTGCACGGCAGCAAACACCCAAAACAGCGGTCTTATAAAAGTCGCCAACGGCAACGTCTTTATCAACTGGATGGACATCCGCAACGGCAGCGTCGGCATCTACTATCAGGTGTTGACTTCCGCCGGTACCGCGCTTCTTGAAACAAACGGGCGTGAAGTTTTCTGGGGCTTGAGCGGAGATACACCCTTGGACAACTATCTCATCCTTCCCCGTCAAAACGACACAGTCATCATCTGGCAGGACAACCGCTTTGCCAATCTTGGCTATCAGATCTATTTCCAATTTCTCAATTCCGATGGCACGGTTGATCTGGAAACCAACGGCAGACCGGTCACATTGCCCACCGGAGCGGATCAGATCACTCCTCAGGCAGCGGTTACGCCCGATGGGCATATCGCCATCATTTGGGAAGATAAACGCAATCCCAATCCAAAGATTTATATGCAATTAATCAGCCCGCAGGGAAACCGTCTTTGGGGAGATTTTGGCATCGAACTCACAGTGGATGAACCCATCCGTCAGAAAGATCCCATGATCACATACATGCCGGAATCCAATATCTTCTTCGTCGGCTGGTCAAATTATGACCAGATCGGTGGAAGCTTCCTCTATCATGTTTACGGACAAGCTATCAACGCCACCACATATACCAAGCTCTGGGGTGTCGATGGCAAAATCCTTTCGGCAACTACTCCCCAAAGCTTGTCAAACGAATGCATCCTTTATGACCTTAAGCAGGATTACTATTCATGGCAACGTTATGACCCGATTGATGGAACGCTCAGCATATACGTCAAACGAGTCAACCTGCAGGGGAATCCCTATCTGGGCTGGCCCGAAGACGGACTGCGCGCTTCCACCCATTCAAATTTGGACACAAACCAGCTTCAACCGATTTCCTCAGTCACCAACAATGGCATTTTCCTCATGTGGAAAGACGGTCGTGATGATTCCATCCAAAACTTTTGGGGACAACACGTCAGCGCTTCCGGTGCTCGGATGTGGAATCCAGTAGGTGTGAATCTTGCTGATTATGGCAGAGAACAGGAACAGCCCGCCATCGTCCCCGGTGGAAACGACATCACTTTTGCCTGGTGTGAAAACATCAACGGCATGTTTGACATCATCGCCCAGAAGTATTCACTGGATGGAAATCCACTATGGGGCAATCTCGGATATTTCGTCGTGCAAAAAGACAGCACGCAATCCAATCCCAGCGTCGGCCGCTTTGCAAATGGCGGAGTCGTCATCTCCTGGACAGAGTATTACAGCATCGAAAGCGACATCTACTACAAATACATCAAACCCGATGGCACTTTTGTTTCGCAAAACATTGGCGGAGACATCATCACTGCTGCCGGAAAAGGTCAATACAAACCCTATACCGCGGTTTTGGGTGAATCTGCCCTCGTCATTTGGGCAGATGGCAGATCAAGCGGAAAAACGGAAATCCTGGGACTTTATGCTCAGAAACTAAGCAATGGCACCGTCTCCATCGATGATCAAAACATCCCTGCGGCGGCACCATTCACCCTGATGCAAAACTTCCCCAATCCCTTCAATCCCAACACCACGATCAAATTCAATATCAAGGATACGAACCGGGATTACCAACTCTCCATCTACAACATCAAGGGACAAGTAGTCAGAAACCTGCACAGCGGAAAGCTGGCTTCCGGCACTCAAAGCATCACCTGGAACGGCAAAGATGACAGTGGCAACGGCGTTGCCTCCGGCATCTATTTCTATCGCCTTTCCGATGGCAGCCAAAGCCAGAGCAGACGCATGCTCATGATGAAATAA
- a CDS encoding dihydroorotate dehydrogenase translates to MNRLKTRLGKLHFESPVTVASGTFGTEYFDFFDQRILGAYVSKTITYEPKAGNPPPRLYETEAGLINSIGLQNPGIDVFIKSSLPELREKLYIPLVVSFSGSSITEFCAMLEMLEISEGIDGYEVNVSCPNVENEGIAFGTDPDTVFELTQKLSAITNKELIIKLSPNVSDIATIAIAAEAGGASSLALINTLFGMAIDIETGKSRIKKGVGGYSGTGIKPVALALTYKAARAVKIPILAMGGIYTWQDALEFFYAGASMIALGTANFINPIAAAEAHHGLDVYLAQRDLRLKDIVGKVNG, encoded by the coding sequence GTGAACCGCCTGAAAACCAGACTCGGCAAGCTTCATTTCGAGAGCCCGGTCACGGTCGCTTCGGGCACCTTTGGCACTGAATACTTCGATTTTTTCGATCAACGCATTCTCGGCGCATACGTAAGCAAGACAATCACTTATGAACCAAAGGCAGGCAATCCTCCCCCACGCCTCTATGAAACCGAAGCGGGATTGATCAATTCCATCGGCTTGCAAAATCCGGGCATCGATGTCTTCATCAAATCCAGCCTGCCCGAGCTGCGCGAAAAGCTTTACATCCCTCTTGTCGTAAGCTTTTCCGGCTCATCTATCACAGAGTTTTGTGCGATGCTTGAAATGCTTGAAATCTCAGAAGGCATCGACGGTTATGAGGTGAACGTCTCCTGTCCGAACGTGGAAAATGAAGGCATCGCATTTGGAACAGACCCGGACACGGTGTTTGAACTAACCCAAAAGCTGTCCGCAATCACCAATAAGGAACTGATCATCAAGCTTTCTCCGAACGTGAGCGATATCGCCACGATCGCCATAGCCGCGGAAGCCGGTGGAGCAAGCTCATTGGCTCTGATCAACACCCTCTTTGGCATGGCGATCGATATTGAAACAGGCAAATCTCGCATCAAGAAAGGCGTCGGCGGATACAGCGGAACGGGGATCAAACCCGTCGCCCTGGCGCTGACCTACAAAGCCGCGCGAGCCGTGAAAATCCCCATCCTCGCCATGGGTGGAATCTATACATGGCAGGACGCCCTCGAGTTCTTCTATGCCGGAGCATCAATGATCGCCTTGGGCACGGCGAATTTCATCAATCCCATCGCCGCCGCGGAAGCTCATCACGGTCTCGATGTCTATCTGGCACAAAGAGATCTGCGCCTGAAGGACATCGTTGGGAAGGTGAACGGGTGA
- a CDS encoding CRTAC1 family protein, whose amino-acid sequence MKRKILIALLFLASVWIIAITREDVDFLLSKEQHHLLAKHATGIEALIGIQNPEIDDVKSVLTYAQRTGNLGLAQRCHFALAMQTDSIEDALQWLRLSEYTAMDSTAFDIGLDDLTTKYNSPADRLIWDFYLIGLDEDAYLQRIKSLKSYNSVIESLAKSWIDEISVERNDSLAMGMIDRFDKYFARSEWAHIAMYYKLFHLSNAENYPAIQQECESQSRLSPAHAYTAAIFMISPSYRRANSSSNAQILQLSLSMLEDAKDTRSSTRFLYDMYEPAHWKNRVRLTQLKLRYYVLLDDLKLFGDEEDLIAILDRPNAQYNDLLRLIDEIAFVQNDTGEIAELHFWKGKVLSLLNKRHLQSIAAKSFARCLISGAPRKRYDESALKALTTIHAKLATQTELHRWIRELMNYNGILFEDITPTTPISGQRFTRIAIGDYDNNGYPDLLFNGNRLYSNESGKGFADVSESANVANLKSNGGLWADFNLDGHLDFMTISHNTDGMGERLMKNMDGTRFVSVNERAGDIDDLFHTEGAAWIDIDGSGYPSIYTANYETWQQRSGYPDFFWYNDKGYFSDLSDARGMRLPAYADKPGLAGRGVAPADFDNDGKQEILVTNYRLNRNICWKQADSLFVDIAPLYGLAGTNKNGYYGHSIGADWGDFDNDGDLDLFVANLAHPRYIDISDVSMLLRNDGLSYHVVETDTIYYWKFTDITREAGITFDELHSDPLWFDADNDGFLDLFITSVYENDRSYLYRNNKDGTFTDITWLANARVYNGWGNASADLDRDGLPDLVVGSGNGTKILINRTQTRNRAVYVKPVWKSGAVLLPQDPGQFHQFPNSPAYGTRVKVILRHPSGKIYSLVRELSSAKGTTSQNAQELHFGIGRSSLVSIKRVHYGKD is encoded by the coding sequence ATGAAAAGAAAGATACTTATTGCGCTATTATTTCTCGCGAGCGTTTGGATCATTGCTATCACGCGGGAGGACGTCGATTTTTTGTTATCAAAAGAGCAGCATCATCTTCTGGCAAAGCATGCGACCGGGATCGAGGCGTTGATCGGGATTCAAAATCCTGAAATTGATGACGTGAAAAGCGTCCTAACCTACGCTCAACGAACCGGGAATCTTGGCTTGGCACAGCGTTGCCACTTTGCTTTGGCGATGCAGACGGATTCCATCGAAGACGCGCTGCAATGGTTGCGGCTCTCTGAATACACAGCTATGGATTCAACCGCTTTCGATATTGGGCTTGATGATCTCACCACCAAGTATAATAGTCCTGCGGACAGATTGATCTGGGATTTTTATCTGATCGGGTTGGATGAAGACGCTTATCTGCAAAGGATAAAGAGCCTTAAGTCCTACAATTCCGTGATCGAATCGCTGGCAAAATCATGGATCGATGAAATCAGTGTCGAGCGCAACGATTCGCTGGCGATGGGTATGATCGATCGTTTCGACAAATATTTCGCGCGTTCCGAGTGGGCACATATCGCTATGTATTACAAGCTCTTCCATCTTTCCAACGCTGAAAACTACCCGGCTATCCAGCAGGAATGCGAATCCCAATCAAGGCTTAGCCCAGCTCATGCTTATACTGCAGCGATTTTTATGATAAGCCCTTCCTACCGACGCGCAAACAGCTCTTCCAATGCTCAAATTCTCCAGCTCTCTCTTTCCATGTTGGAAGACGCCAAAGACACAAGGAGCAGCACTCGTTTTTTATATGATATGTACGAGCCGGCTCACTGGAAAAACCGCGTCCGACTAACTCAACTCAAACTGAGATACTATGTGTTGCTCGATGATCTGAAGTTGTTTGGCGATGAAGAGGATCTGATCGCTATTTTGGATCGCCCCAATGCACAATACAATGATTTGCTGCGCTTGATCGACGAGATAGCCTTTGTCCAAAATGATACCGGTGAGATCGCCGAACTGCATTTCTGGAAAGGAAAGGTGTTGTCTCTGCTAAACAAACGACATCTTCAAAGCATTGCTGCCAAGAGCTTTGCCCGTTGTCTGATTTCCGGAGCGCCCCGCAAACGTTATGACGAATCTGCGCTCAAGGCGCTTACAACCATCCATGCCAAGCTTGCCACTCAGACTGAGCTTCACCGCTGGATAAGAGAATTGATGAACTACAATGGAATATTGTTTGAAGATATTACTCCTACCACGCCGATCTCGGGGCAACGTTTCACCAGAATCGCCATTGGAGACTATGATAATAATGGCTATCCCGATTTGCTGTTTAACGGCAACCGCTTATACAGTAATGAATCTGGAAAAGGCTTTGCCGACGTTAGCGAATCTGCCAATGTTGCCAATTTGAAAAGCAACGGAGGTTTGTGGGCAGATTTCAATCTCGACGGACATCTGGACTTCATGACCATCTCCCACAACACTGATGGCATGGGCGAACGCCTGATGAAAAACATGGACGGAACCCGCTTTGTAAGCGTTAATGAACGCGCCGGAGATATTGATGACCTATTTCACACCGAGGGAGCAGCCTGGATCGATATTGACGGCAGTGGCTATCCAAGTATTTACACAGCGAATTACGAGACTTGGCAACAACGTAGCGGCTATCCCGATTTCTTTTGGTACAACGACAAAGGCTATTTCTCAGACCTAAGCGATGCCCGCGGCATGCGGCTTCCCGCGTATGCCGACAAACCCGGTCTGGCTGGAAGAGGCGTGGCGCCTGCCGATTTTGACAACGATGGCAAACAAGAGATACTGGTCACCAACTATCGCCTCAACCGCAACATCTGTTGGAAACAGGCGGATTCTCTTTTTGTAGATATCGCCCCCCTCTATGGACTTGCCGGAACGAACAAAAACGGATATTACGGACACAGCATTGGTGCCGACTGGGGAGATTTTGATAACGATGGCGATCTCGATCTATTCGTCGCCAACCTCGCTCATCCGCGCTATATTGATATCTCAGACGTCAGCATGCTCCTGCGCAACGATGGGCTTTCCTATCACGTGGTGGAAACAGATACGATCTATTATTGGAAGTTCACGGACATCACCCGGGAAGCCGGTATCACTTTTGACGAACTGCATTCCGATCCTTTGTGGTTTGATGCGGACAACGACGGCTTCCTCGATCTCTTCATCACTTCTGTTTATGAAAACGATCGCAGCTATCTTTACCGAAACAACAAGGACGGCACTTTCACGGATATCACCTGGTTGGCAAATGCCAGAGTATATAACGGATGGGGAAATGCCAGCGCCGATCTTGATCGGGACGGACTGCCGGATCTCGTTGTCGGAAGCGGCAACGGCACCAAGATCCTGATCAACAGAACCCAAACCAGAAACCGGGCAGTCTATGTGAAACCCGTTTGGAAAAGCGGAGCAGTACTGCTCCCTCAGGACCCCGGTCAATTCCATCAATTCCCAAATTCCCCCGCCTATGGCACGCGGGTCAAAGTGATCCTACGCCATCCTTCCGGAAAGATATACAGCCTTGTCAGAGAGCTCAGCAGCGCCAAAGGCACCACCTCACAAAATGCGCAGGAACTTCATTTCGGCATTGGGCGCAGCAGTCTTGTCTCCATAAAAAGAGTTCATTATGGTAAAGATTAG
- a CDS encoding amidohydrolase family protein: MVKIRSHILNPLGPDKINLLTDHVIVIVNDEIQSVRPFDAKLDSDSEDRRDCLVLPGLIDLHVHLSQYRIRGNHRPALLPWLKEVVFPEEAKSVDQDFAAELAKDFFHALFRNGTTTSVIYTAGFKSACDTAFQIARELGARAFIGMTMMDQNSPKSLIQDTHISLAQSIGLFQKWNRKTPLLNYIFTPRFAPTCSRQLMKELGVFITESGAWLQTHLSENKAEITWVRDLFGLDSYTQVYKEMGLLGPRSILGHAIHLSANEIALLKDYDCKIAHCPDSNFYLKSGEFPYERIKGAGIEIGIGSDVGAGTTLNMLYHAKMANFRQSSYTITPERMLYHVTLGNAKILGLDNKIGMVEAGKQADIVLFKLPSEHEPNDAILSRLCFYGQEFSVVETRIAGKIVYSV, translated from the coding sequence ATGGTAAAGATTAGAAGCCATATCCTCAATCCGCTCGGTCCCGACAAAATAAACCTATTGACCGATCACGTCATCGTTATCGTAAACGATGAAATTCAGTCCGTCAGACCCTTCGATGCAAAGCTGGATTCAGACAGCGAAGACAGGCGCGATTGCCTTGTCCTTCCCGGTTTGATCGATCTGCACGTGCATCTATCCCAATACCGGATCAGGGGAAACCATCGTCCCGCTCTGCTACCTTGGCTAAAAGAAGTGGTATTTCCTGAAGAAGCAAAGTCCGTGGATCAAGATTTCGCCGCAGAGCTTGCCAAAGACTTCTTTCATGCCCTGTTTCGTAATGGCACTACTACTTCGGTAATCTACACCGCAGGGTTCAAGTCCGCATGCGACACCGCTTTTCAGATAGCGCGGGAACTCGGCGCCAGAGCTTTCATCGGCATGACGATGATGGATCAAAACAGCCCCAAAAGCCTGATTCAGGATACTCATATTTCCCTTGCTCAGAGCATCGGGTTGTTTCAGAAATGGAATCGTAAGACCCCGCTTTTGAACTATATCTTCACACCTCGTTTCGCGCCCACCTGCTCAAGGCAACTGATGAAGGAACTCGGAGTATTTATCACTGAAAGCGGCGCCTGGCTTCAGACTCATCTTTCCGAAAACAAAGCAGAGATCACCTGGGTGAGAGACCTATTCGGGCTTGATTCATACACCCAAGTCTATAAGGAAATGGGACTTCTGGGTCCGCGCAGCATATTGGGACATGCCATCCACCTTTCGGCTAATGAGATCGCTCTGCTCAAGGATTATGACTGCAAGATCGCTCACTGCCCGGATTCCAATTTCTACCTCAAAAGCGGAGAATTTCCTTATGAGCGAATCAAAGGAGCAGGGATCGAAATCGGTATTGGAAGCGACGTCGGAGCAGGCACGACCCTGAATATGCTCTATCATGCCAAAATGGCAAACTTCCGGCAATCTTCATATACGATCACACCGGAGCGCATGCTGTATCACGTCACGCTTGGAAACGCCAAAATCTTGGGCTTGGATAATAAAATTGGCATGGTCGAAGCCGGCAAACAAGCCGATATTGTCTTGTTCAAACTGCCGTCAGAGCACGAGCCCAACGATGCAATCCTTTCCCGTCTATGCTTTTACGGACAGGAGTTCAGCGTTGTCGAAACACGGATCGCAGGCAAGATAGTCTATAGCGTTTGA
- a CDS encoding dihydroorotate dehydrogenase electron transfer subunit, translating into MKSYKILPIWRIERLKGGYFVLWIEDTELAAQCRPGQFCELKAPQGIPRLFKPISVFDVIQDRVAFFIKTVGAGTNALSVMREGDLLQVIGPLGTSFPIPNNKSIVLVSGGVGYPPLAFLKKHLPSSNQVRFLHGGACADDVFPCDECFTVDGSAGIKAFVTEGFMRLIETRHVDLVLSCGPVPMLKALSAICKANGIKHFASLEAYMACGVGVCHGCAVGVGSKGDYQRVCVEGPVFDADDLNWELM; encoded by the coding sequence ATGAAGTCATATAAAATACTGCCGATATGGCGGATAGAGCGTCTCAAAGGCGGCTATTTTGTCTTATGGATCGAGGACACTGAGCTTGCCGCGCAATGCCGTCCCGGTCAGTTTTGCGAGCTTAAAGCACCTCAGGGGATACCGCGCCTCTTCAAACCGATCAGCGTTTTTGATGTGATCCAAGACCGCGTTGCCTTTTTCATCAAAACGGTGGGAGCGGGCACTAACGCGCTCTCCGTAATGCGCGAAGGCGATCTGCTCCAGGTCATTGGCCCCTTGGGAACCTCGTTTCCGATTCCAAATAACAAATCTATCGTCCTCGTCAGCGGAGGGGTCGGGTATCCTCCGTTGGCGTTTCTAAAGAAACATCTTCCATCCTCAAACCAAGTGCGTTTTTTGCATGGAGGAGCCTGCGCGGACGACGTTTTTCCCTGCGATGAATGTTTCACAGTGGACGGCAGCGCGGGGATCAAAGCTTTTGTGACGGAAGGATTTATGCGCCTGATCGAAACTCGTCATGTAGATTTGGTTTTAAGCTGCGGTCCCGTCCCGATGCTAAAAGCCCTGAGCGCGATATGCAAAGCCAATGGGATCAAGCACTTCGCTTCTCTGGAAGCATACATGGCTTGCGGTGTGGGTGTCTGTCATGGATGTGCCGTTGGTGTGGGAAGCAAGGGAGATTATCAACGTGTCTGTGTGGAAGGGCCGGTCTTCGACGCGGATGATCTGAACTGGGAGCTGATGTGA